The following nucleotide sequence is from Synechococcus sp. CBW1004.
GGTGAATAAAGCCCGGTGAGCAGATCGGCGATGGAGCTCTTGCCGGCGCCACTGGAGCCCACCAGCGCCAGCATCTGGCCTCGGGGCAAGGTGAAGCTGATGTCTTCCAGCGCTGGGGCCAGATCTGGTGCATAGCGGAGACCAACCTGATCAAACCGCAGCTGCTGGGAAAGCGTGTGGAATAGCACACCACCCTGCCGGCGAAACTCCTTGCCCTGAGGAGAGAGAATCTCGTTCAGCCGTTGCATGCGGCTGCTGTTGTCAGCGAAGCCGCTGAACGTAGCCGCCAGCCCGCTGATGCGTTGATTGAGGCGCTGCAGGGCGAGTACAAAGGTGACCAGGCTGGGCAGGATGCCACTGCTCCGAGATCCGAGCACCAGCAGGCTGAACACCGCAATCACAGAGATGGCGAAAATTGGCAGGAAGCTGGAGATTGGGCCCAGTACGGAAAAGCGGCGCACCTGAGCACGAAGAGCCTGCTCCAGATCGCCCATGCGGCAGCGCAGTCGTCGATCAGCGGCATCGAGCTGCCCGCTGCTGTGCAGCAGACGCAAGCCCTGAAAATCCTCGGTGACGCGGGTGCTGATGGCCACCCCGGCCTGCATGACAGTCCTGGAGCCAGCGCGGATCCTTGGCAGCAGTACCTTCTGAATGAGGGTGATCACACCTGCCATCAGAACCGCAGCCACAAGCATCCACGGCGAAATCCCCACCAGCACCGCCAGGTAGGTGAGGGTGAGCAGCACACCCGTCAACAGCCCCGTGGTGAGATCCACCTGGGATTGCAAGGCGGTAGGACCGGCTGCGGCGTAGTTGGTGAGGTCGCCGACCTTGTAACCACTGGCACAGGCATAGCTGAAGCTCAGAACCTGGGTATGAATACGGGCCGTGACCAGTGCCTTGCAGCGTGCCGAGAAATAGCCGGCACTTACCAGATTCACATAGCGTGTGAGACTTTGGAGTGCTTGCAGCAATACAGCCAGCGCCAACAGGCTGATCACCAACGTGGTCGCATGCAATCCACGCAGCCAGAGCGCCCCCTCAGGCCACCAGCTGAGCAGCGGTTTGGTCTGCCAGTTGAGGGGTGCGCCTCTGCCTGCCGAAAGCACTTCCACCGCCAGAAACACAACACCCAGCGTGGCCCCTTCGCTGAACGCCTCCATCAGGCTGCTGATCACATTCACCGCGATCAGACGCCACTGCTGCCGTGCTGTCTGCCTGATCAGTTGCGCTGCAGGCTCCCGACTCAGAATCGGCGTCAGAACGGCTCCGAAATGACGCTTCCCGAAGTCGCGCACCCAGCGGCGTTGGTGGAAGGGTAACGGCATTAGGTGAAGCTGAACATGAACGCGATCGGATTAGCGAAAGGATCAAGCCAGCCCGAAAGTGATACTGGAAGGCTTTGAAGAATCAAGTTTAAACAACTATGAAATGGGATGATCATTGACGTCACTGCATCCAGGCAGGCTAGGACCAGAAACAGATCCCGGCAACCACCGAGATCCTTCCAATGCTGCTTTTCGATCCGGTTGGGCTCGAGCACCAGCAGCTTCTGGGCTGGATTACTGACGGCGTGGCGGCGTCTGGATAGGAACAAGGCGTTTAGAACGTTGTTTGTCTCATCATTGAATCGGTTTTATGCATCGGTTCCATCAATCTGACAGGAGGTTGCAATGCGCTGTAGTGATCCGCCTCAGCCTGAGCCTCCGCCAGCTTCGGATCAATCAGCATTCATAGCAAAGTCCCTGGCCATTGCCTGCGGAGAAGGCTGCGCCAATCCACATCGATCAACCTGTTGAACCTGCCAGTGCAACACATACAGATCCGGACACCGCAACATCAGATCCAGGCCAGACAGGCAGCCAGATCGGCAGGCCCCTGGAAATCGAGCAGGGCTTCCGCCAGATCCTCCAGCTGCTCCAGCGGAAGCGCCTGGATGCGCGCCCTGGTGGGCCACCTCAGGGGGCCGAAGGGGCGGTTGAGCTGACGGAGGGTGACAGGCGCTTCACCCTCCTGACGGCCTTTGGCTTCACCCTCCTGCCGGCCCTCGGCGAATCAATCATGCGCCGCCCTGGTGTGGCACAGTTCCTCCATGGGAATGCCAGCCATCACCATCAAGTCCTCGTTGGTGAGATTGGGAAGCCTCTGCATCAGCATAGGCAGCACAACCTGGTCCAGATCCGGTTGGCTGGCGAGGATCTGCTGACTGCTGGCCGCCAGCTCGCTCTCGGGGCGCACCGGCAGGGTGAGCAGGTTCAGCAGAGGATCGAGGTCGGCCTTGCGGCTGAACGCATCCAGCCGGATCCAGTGCACCTCCTACAAGACGACCTGCAGCAGACGAGGTGGCTTGGATGGACCCAGGCTCAGCCGGCCATGGGGCGTGAGCACCGCGACTTCAAGCTGTTCCACCCTGGGATGGCGCTGCACGAAGCGGAGGCTCTGGGCAGAGCGCGGATCAGGTCGGGGGCGCTCTGGAAGACCCTGTAGTACCAGCGGTCTGTGTTCAAAGTTGCGGTGGTGACATGGGCTGGCTGCGGCTGGCCAAGGGCTCGCTGCCGGCATCAGGGCTGATCTGGCGATGAACCGGTGATCGCAGCGCGCACGGCCCTGCAGATGCGCTGCAGATCAGCGCTGGAGAGTTCCGGATAAATCGGCAGGCACAGCACCTCGCGGCCCATCTGCGCTGCCACTGGATAGCGCTTCGGGTCGGCGCTGGCGTTGCTGCGGTAATACTGAAACTCGGGGATCAACGGGTGGAAATAGCGTCTCGGCACGATGCCCTCGGCCCGCAGCCGCTCCACCAGCTGGTCACGGTCCAGCGGCGCCTGGTCCGTGATCCGCACGGGAAAATAGGCGTAATTGGCCCTCTGGGCCTGGCCGAACTCCGGCAGCAGCAGGCCCGGTAGATCCGTTAGCTGATCCCGGTAGGCCTCCGCCACGCGCTGGCGCTCGGCAATCGCCGCATCGATACCCGGCAGCTGGGCCAGGCCCACCGCCGCATGCAGCTCGCTCATCTTGGCGTTGATGCCGTTGGCCGCAACCGTCACCTCATCAACGAAGCCGAAGTTCTTGAGGCGATCAATCCGCTTCTTGGTCTTCGCGTCGGGGCAGATGATCGCACCGCCCTCAAAGGTGTTGAACACCTTGGTGGCATGGAAGCTCAGCACGCTCAGATCACCGTGCTGCAGCAGCGAGCCGCAGTGGCATTCCACCCCGAAGGCATGGGCGGCGTCGTAGATCACCTTCAGGTTGTAGTCGTCGGCGATGC
It contains:
- a CDS encoding ABC transporter ATP-binding protein: MPLPFHQRRWVRDFGKRHFGAVLTPILSREPAAQLIRQTARQQWRLIAVNVISSLMEAFSEGATLGVVFLAVEVLSAGRGAPLNWQTKPLLSWWPEGALWLRGLHATTLVISLLALAVLLQALQSLTRYVNLVSAGYFSARCKALVTARIHTQVLSFSYACASGYKVGDLTNYAAAGPTALQSQVDLTTGLLTGVLLTLTYLAVLVGISPWMLVAAVLMAGVITLIQKVLLPRIRAGSRTVMQAGVAISTRVTEDFQGLRLLHSSGQLDAADRRLRCRMGDLEQALRAQVRRFSVLGPISSFLPIFAISVIAVFSLLVLGSRSSGILPSLVTFVLALQRLNQRISGLAATFSGFADNSSRMQRLNEILSPQGKEFRRQGGVLFHTLSQQLRFDQVGLRYAPDLAPALEDISFTLPRGQMLALVGSSGAGKSSIADLLTGLYSPSQGQILIDGLPLDQLDLASWQQRLGVVSQDTFLFNATIAENVSYGTPGATAASIRKACAAAQATGFIETLPQAYDTLIGERGYRLSGGQRQRLSLARAILRDPELLILDEATSALDSQSERLVQEAIERFERNHTVLVIAHRLSTIVRADQILVLESGRIVETGTHADLLSQRGVYSNLWRQQSQMDGSRVRA
- a CDS encoding DegT/DnrJ/EryC1/StrS aminotransferase family protein; the encoded protein is MSDVTPPEPIYVTRPHLPPLAEVTRLLEGVWERRILTNGGPLHQQLEEELAAYLGVEHLALVANGTLALLIALKALRLQGEVITTPFSFVATSEALSWNGLEPVFADIDPHTYGLDPASIEACITPRTTAILPVHCYGFPCDVEAIQRIADDYNLKVIYDAAHAFGVECHCGSLLQHGDLSVLSFHATKVFNTFEGGAIICPDAKTKKRIDRLKNFGFVDEVTVAANGINAKMSELHAAVGLAQLPGIDAAIAERQRVAEAYRDQLTDLPGLLLPEFGQAQRANYAYFPVRITDQAPLDRDQLVERLRAEGIVPRRYFHPLIPEFQYYRSNASADPKRYPVAAQMGREVLCLPIYPELSSADLQRICRAVRAAITGSSPDQP